The Flavobacterium marginilacus genome window below encodes:
- a CDS encoding FAD:protein FMN transferase, translating to MGNIFTINVVAADERTANGHIETAIEEIKRIEKLLTTYSDDSQTNLINANAGIQPVKVDQEVFNLIERSIGISKITQGAFDISYGSIDKSLWNFDRSMTKLPDSETALKMVHLIDYRNIILDKENTTVFLKEKGMRIGFGGIGKGYAAEMAKQILLKQNVKSGIINASGDLCVWGQQPDNKKWTIGVADPVSPNKPFSYMEISNSAVATSGNYEKYVTINGKKYSHTIDPKTGLPISGIKSVTIIAPNAEFADAMATPIAVMGIKAGLFLIDQIPDLHCIIIDDNNKIYTSKNIRLK from the coding sequence ATGGGTAACATATTTACCATCAACGTTGTAGCGGCTGATGAAAGGACTGCCAATGGACATATTGAGACTGCCATAGAAGAAATCAAAAGAATTGAAAAGCTTCTTACAACTTACAGCGATGACAGCCAGACCAATCTCATCAATGCAAATGCGGGCATTCAACCCGTAAAAGTTGACCAGGAAGTTTTTAATCTCATTGAAAGATCCATCGGCATATCCAAAATTACCCAGGGTGCTTTTGATATTTCGTACGGAAGCATTGATAAAAGTCTGTGGAATTTTGACAGATCAATGACCAAACTGCCGGACAGTGAAACTGCTTTAAAAATGGTACATCTCATTGATTACCGAAATATTATTTTGGATAAAGAAAATACAACCGTTTTTTTAAAAGAAAAAGGGATGCGGATTGGTTTTGGTGGAATTGGAAAAGGATATGCCGCCGAAATGGCAAAACAGATTCTTCTCAAACAAAATGTAAAAAGCGGAATTATTAATGCAAGTGGTGACCTCTGCGTTTGGGGACAACAGCCCGATAACAAAAAATGGACCATCGGTGTGGCCGATCCTGTTTCTCCCAATAAGCCTTTCTCCTATATGGAAATTTCCAATAGCGCAGTGGCTACATCAGGGAATTATGAAAAATATGTAACAATCAACGGCAAAAAATATTCACATACGATAGATCCAAAAACAGGACTTCCAATATCAGGCATAAAAAGTGTCACTATCATAGCGCCAAATGCTGAGTTTGCAGATGCAATGGCAACTCCAATAGCGGTGATGGGAATCAAAGCCGGCTTGTTTTTGATCGATCAGATACCCGATTTACACTGTATTATAATAGATGACAACAATAAAATTTACACCTCAAAAAATATCCGTTTAAAATGA
- a CDS encoding nucleosidase — translation MININTDHSFSIRNTLFSFALASEAADVFEECNTIITGIGKVNAAYELTKIIQDKKPSLIVNLGSAGSNFFQKGDIVCCTKFIQRDMDVRGLGFQLYETPLSGLPPILEYGLKMDGLQEGICGTGDSFEMEHSEVLYNVVDMEAYALAMIAMKEQIPFLCLKYISDGADDNAAEDWSIQVHKAAMAYGNLLGINKCSSDKL, via the coding sequence ATGATAAATATAAATACCGATCACTCATTTTCAATAAGAAACACTTTATTCTCTTTTGCCTTAGCCTCCGAAGCTGCCGATGTTTTTGAAGAGTGCAACACTATTATAACAGGAATAGGAAAAGTGAATGCCGCTTATGAACTAACAAAAATCATTCAAGATAAAAAACCCTCATTGATTGTGAACCTGGGGTCGGCTGGAAGTAACTTTTTTCAGAAAGGAGATATTGTCTGCTGCACCAAATTCATACAAAGAGATATGGATGTACGCGGTTTAGGTTTTCAGTTGTATGAAACTCCTCTATCTGGCTTACCTCCTATTTTAGAATATGGTTTAAAAATGGACGGTTTACAGGAAGGAATCTGCGGAACGGGCGATAGTTTTGAGATGGAACACTCCGAAGTGTTATATAATGTTGTGGATATGGAAGCCTATGCCTTGGCTATGATTGCCATGAAAGAACAAATTCCATTTTTGTGTCTGAAATACATCTCGGATGGCGCTGATGATAATGCTGCTGAGGACTGGAGTATTCAGGTTCATAAAGCAGCAATGGCTTATGGAAATCTTTTGGGAATAAATAAGTGCAGCTCTGATAAACTTTAA
- a CDS encoding DUF4266 domain-containing protein translates to MKKPNQKRLLLACGIVLSTTLFASCSPVKEYQKGKINDSEMVLSNRKIEKTELSFQSYREGASGANSGKSGGGCGCN, encoded by the coding sequence ATGAAAAAGCCTAATCAGAAAAGACTCCTGCTTGCATGCGGTATCGTTTTATCGACAACGCTCTTTGCTTCCTGCAGTCCTGTGAAAGAATACCAGAAAGGAAAAATCAACGATTCTGAAATGGTACTTTCCAACAGAAAAATCGAAAAAACAGAACTCAGTTTTCAATCCTACCGAGAAGGAGCTTCCGGAGCAAATTCAGGAAAAAGCGGCGGAGGATGCGGCTGTAATTAA
- a CDS encoding thioredoxin family protein produces the protein MKLITMFLFLTFIPTINWETDFTIAKKTAKEKNELILLNFSGSDWCGPCIVLHRDYIQSEVFKEMADKNLVLVNADFPRKKKNIGTPEQVKQNEQLAELYNKEGNFPFTLLLDANGKIIKTWHGKPQNSPEEWTAEIKAICDSRK, from the coding sequence ATGAAACTGATAACAATGTTCCTTTTTTTAACATTTATTCCTACAATAAATTGGGAAACTGACTTTACTATTGCAAAAAAAACTGCAAAGGAAAAAAACGAACTGATACTATTAAATTTCTCCGGATCGGACTGGTGCGGACCTTGTATTGTACTGCACAGGGATTATATCCAAAGCGAGGTTTTTAAAGAAATGGCAGACAAAAATTTAGTACTTGTTAATGCTGATTTTCCGAGAAAAAAGAAAAACATAGGCACGCCCGAACAAGTTAAGCAAAATGAACAGCTAGCTGAATTATATAACAAAGAAGGAAACTTTCCTTTTACACTGCTGCTTGACGCGAACGGAAAAATAATTAAAACATGGCACGGAAAACCTCAAAACAGTCCTGAGGAATGGACTGCCGAGATAAAAGCAATCTGTGACAGCAGAAAATAA
- a CDS encoding DUF3570 domain-containing protein → MKRIFISGFALLAFFQLKAQNVSKDTTNYENRKLKVEEVNLVSSYYTQDGDNSAVTGGIGSEHLTDIANTIDVKLVKYGQTGIRHTFDIEAGIDHYTSASSDMIDLSANSSASSSDIRFYPSLSYLRENIDKGRSFGAGVSSSSEFDYQSFGANLSFSQKTKDRNGEFTAKFQTFIDQLKLIAPIELRTYGHQGYDNANRNTFVGTLSYSQIINKELQIMLVGDIISQNGYLSLPFHRVYFADGSVHQEKMPDTRLKIPLGIRASYFLGDNIILRAYYRYYSDDWSIKSHTVDLEIPVKLTQAFSLSPFYRYYTQSGTKYFKPHGEHTSADEYYTSNYDLSKFNSGFFGMGIKFTPPEGVFGVKHLNTLELRYGHYTRTTNMVSDIVSLNIKFR, encoded by the coding sequence ATGAAAAGAATATTCATATCAGGGTTTGCTTTATTGGCATTTTTCCAATTAAAAGCACAAAACGTTTCTAAGGATACAACAAATTATGAAAACCGAAAGTTAAAAGTCGAGGAAGTAAATTTAGTTTCCAGTTATTATACCCAAGATGGAGATAATTCAGCCGTTACGGGAGGAATTGGCTCGGAACATCTTACCGATATTGCCAATACCATAGACGTAAAACTTGTCAAGTACGGACAAACGGGAATCAGACACACTTTTGATATCGAAGCGGGAATTGATCATTATACTTCTGCATCTTCAGACATGATTGATTTAAGTGCTAATTCATCAGCTTCATCTTCTGACATTCGTTTCTATCCATCTTTAAGTTATCTTAGAGAAAATATAGATAAAGGGAGAAGTTTTGGCGCAGGTGTTTCGTCTTCAAGCGAATTTGATTACCAGTCTTTTGGTGCGAACCTTAGTTTTTCTCAAAAAACAAAAGATAGAAATGGTGAGTTTACGGCCAAATTCCAAACCTTTATCGACCAATTAAAACTAATTGCACCTATTGAACTCCGAACATACGGACATCAAGGTTATGACAATGCTAACCGAAATACTTTCGTAGGAACACTTAGTTATTCCCAGATTATAAATAAGGAACTCCAAATAATGCTTGTTGGAGACATTATCAGCCAGAATGGATATTTGAGTCTTCCATTCCATCGCGTTTACTTTGCAGACGGTTCCGTTCACCAGGAAAAAATGCCGGATACGAGGCTTAAAATTCCGCTAGGAATCAGGGCGAGTTATTTCTTGGGAGACAACATAATTTTAAGAGCTTATTACAGATATTATTCGGATGATTGGAGCATAAAGTCACATACAGTCGACCTTGAAATTCCTGTAAAATTAACACAGGCATTTTCACTGAGTCCTTTTTACAGGTATTATACCCAGAGCGGAACCAAATACTTTAAGCCCCATGGCGAGCATACCTCAGCAGATGAGTATTACACCAGTAATTATGATTTATCAAAATTTAACAGTGGCTTTTTTGGAATGGGCATTAAATTCACACCTCCCGAAGGTGTCTTTGGTGTCAAACATTTGAACACTTTAGAATTGCGATATGGACATTATACCAGAACCACCAACATGGTTTCCGACATTGTAAGCCTTAATATTAAATTTAGATAA
- a CDS encoding cation-translocating P-type ATPase gives MNTTEQELKGLSFDEVVENRKKFGINKNDYKKENRFLAFLKIVFAEPMVVLLLIASAIYFINSQYSDAVFLSVSILLIVAISLYQEKRSQNALAKLQEFTEPLCKVIREGQQQDIKTHDIVVGDLVVIEEGSMVPADGFIIRSNDFSVNESILTGESMSVFKDRKKDDNTVFSGTTVVSGLAVIQVTEIGNQTNLGKIGSSLEAISEEKTPLELQIGNFIKKMVFAGALMFILVWCINYIKLGNILGSLLLALTLAMSILPEEIPVAFTTFMALGSRRLMKLGIIVKQMKTVETLGSATVICTDKTGTITQNKMELARLYVPSGSEVSADTFSESKETEELLTIAMWASEPIAFDPMEIALHNAYKKFTDTDLRISYKMVHEYPLSGTPPMMTHVFQEANGSRIIAAKGAPEAIFEVCHLSKEEKEKVTLAMEKLMSKGYRVLGVAKGDLQGTNFPETQQEIPFIFKGLVAFYDPPKDNIKEVLQSFYTAGIGVKIITGDNARTTNAIAEEINFLGSDKAITGEELMKLNDAELQSKVMNINVFSRMFPEAKLRIVNALKANGQIVAMTGDGVNDGPSLKSAHIGIAMGTKGTAIAKDAASLILVEDDLSKMVDAVAMGRKIYTNLKKAIQYIISIHIPIILIVFLPLALGWIYPNIFSPLHVILLELVMGPTCSIIYENEPAEADTMQRGPRPMTSTFFNIKELTISVLQGIAITLGVLLIYQWSLYNQWDENSTRSMVFLTLITANVVLTLVNRSFYYSLLVTLQYKNVLIPIIVGITVFLVTLLFAIPYLRSLFSFESITFFQLISCISIGSLSVLWFEGVKYFRRRKRG, from the coding sequence ATGAATACAACTGAACAGGAATTAAAAGGACTAAGTTTTGACGAAGTAGTTGAAAATAGAAAAAAATTTGGAATCAATAAGAATGATTACAAAAAAGAGAACCGGTTTTTGGCTTTTCTAAAAATTGTATTTGCCGAACCAATGGTTGTTTTATTGCTTATTGCCTCTGCCATTTATTTTATCAACAGTCAATACAGTGATGCTGTTTTTCTTTCGGTTTCAATTTTATTAATTGTTGCCATATCACTTTATCAGGAAAAAAGAAGCCAAAATGCGCTGGCAAAATTACAGGAATTCACAGAACCTTTATGCAAAGTCATTCGTGAAGGACAACAGCAGGATATAAAAACGCATGATATTGTGGTTGGAGATCTCGTCGTTATTGAAGAAGGCAGTATGGTTCCTGCTGACGGTTTTATCATACGGTCGAATGATTTTTCAGTAAATGAATCGATACTAACCGGTGAATCGATGTCTGTTTTCAAGGATAGGAAAAAGGATGATAATACCGTTTTTTCAGGAACAACCGTTGTCAGCGGACTGGCTGTCATTCAGGTAACTGAGATTGGCAATCAGACCAATTTAGGGAAAATAGGAAGTAGCCTGGAAGCCATTTCAGAGGAGAAAACACCTTTAGAACTTCAGATTGGGAATTTTATAAAAAAAATGGTTTTTGCCGGAGCTTTAATGTTCATTTTGGTTTGGTGCATCAACTATATTAAACTTGGAAATATTCTTGGAAGCCTTTTGCTGGCACTAACTTTAGCGATGAGTATACTGCCGGAAGAGATTCCGGTTGCTTTTACAACATTTATGGCTCTCGGATCCCGCAGACTGATGAAGCTGGGAATTATTGTCAAGCAAATGAAAACGGTCGAAACATTAGGCAGTGCAACAGTAATCTGTACCGATAAGACCGGAACGATCACACAGAATAAGATGGAATTGGCAAGACTTTATGTGCCATCAGGTTCCGAGGTTTCAGCAGATACTTTCAGTGAATCAAAAGAAACAGAAGAACTCCTTACAATTGCTATGTGGGCAAGCGAGCCGATAGCTTTTGATCCAATGGAAATTGCCCTCCATAATGCTTATAAAAAATTCACCGATACAGATTTAAGAATTAGTTATAAAATGGTTCATGAATATCCTTTATCTGGCACTCCTCCAATGATGACGCATGTATTTCAAGAAGCTAATGGAAGTCGTATAATTGCTGCAAAAGGTGCACCCGAGGCTATTTTTGAAGTTTGTCATCTTTCAAAAGAAGAAAAAGAAAAGGTAACATTGGCTATGGAAAAACTGATGAGCAAAGGTTACAGGGTTCTTGGCGTTGCCAAAGGGGATCTGCAGGGTACTAATTTTCCGGAAACACAGCAGGAAATACCATTTATATTCAAAGGTTTGGTAGCTTTTTATGACCCGCCAAAAGACAATATTAAAGAGGTCTTACAGTCTTTTTATACAGCAGGAATAGGGGTGAAGATTATTACGGGTGATAATGCGCGTACTACAAATGCCATTGCGGAGGAAATTAACTTTTTGGGTTCCGATAAAGCGATTACGGGAGAAGAACTCATGAAGCTGAACGATGCAGAACTGCAAAGCAAAGTAATGAATATTAATGTATTTAGCAGAATGTTTCCCGAAGCTAAATTAAGGATTGTTAATGCCTTAAAAGCTAATGGACAGATCGTAGCCATGACAGGAGACGGTGTCAATGACGGTCCTTCGCTAAAATCGGCTCACATAGGCATTGCAATGGGAACAAAAGGTACGGCTATAGCCAAAGATGCAGCTTCTCTTATTCTTGTGGAAGATGATCTTTCTAAAATGGTGGATGCCGTTGCAATGGGCAGAAAGATTTATACCAATTTGAAAAAAGCTATTCAGTATATCATTTCAATACACATTCCCATAATCCTGATTGTTTTCCTTCCGCTTGCTTTAGGGTGGATCTATCCTAATATATTCAGTCCTCTTCATGTAATTTTACTCGAACTTGTTATGGGACCAACCTGCTCCATAATATATGAAAACGAACCTGCAGAAGCTGATACGATGCAAAGAGGACCAAGACCGATGACTTCGACTTTTTTTAATATAAAAGAACTTACGATAAGTGTTTTACAAGGGATTGCTATAACTTTAGGAGTATTACTCATATATCAGTGGTCATTATATAATCAATGGGATGAAAATAGTACTAGGAGCATGGTCTTTCTGACTTTAATAACAGCCAATGTTGTGCTTACGCTGGTGAATAGGTCTTTTTATTATTCATTATTGGTGACACTTCAATACAAAAATGTTTTGATTCCTATAATAGTAGGCATTACTGTATTTTTGGTCACATTATTGTTTGCTATACCATATTTACGTTCTTTATTTAGTTTTGAATCAATTACATTTTTTCAATTAATTTCATGTATTTCAATAGGTTCACTATCTGTACTCTGGTTTGAAGGGGTGAAGTATTTTAGAAGAAGAAAAAGAGGCTAA
- a CDS encoding efflux RND transporter permease subunit: protein MQEGISGRIAHFFINSKLTVLLMAALMIIGVYSSFLIPREEEPQINVPMADIMVGYPGASPAEVESRVVKPLEKIISNIKGVEHVHSMAMNGQAMMIVQFYVGQDVERSYVKLYDELAKHENMFPTGVYKPMVKTRSIDDVPMLALTLWSEKQDEFQLRQIAEELTSEIEKVKDVAITKEIGGQNREVKVILDKDKMTENGVDPLSIMQMIQANNGSSQSGSFVQNDQEYLLTTGQFLSNTEDVENLVVGVNKNMPVYLKQVATVQDGPSTPKSYVSFGYGKTNEKFKTAKSEYPAVTISIGKVKGADAMKISAKILDKVEQLKKSLVPNDVHVEVTRNYGETASDKVGELLMHLGIAIIAVTVLVMLAMGWRGGLVVFISVPLTFALTLFAYYLLGYTLNRITLFALVFVVGIVVDDSIIIAENMHRHFKMKRLPFKQAAIYAINEVGNPTILATFTVIAAILPMAFVSGMMGPYMSPMPIGASIAMILSLFVALTVTPYLGYHFLQETHNNHNFSSNKIKKWVPNDQNLNNISEEKEEQEHKETHGLETNWIYRFYNKFERPFLENSGKRKILMVVTVILLLGSILMFFTKSVLVKMLPFDNKNEFQVVIDMPEGTTLERTSAVTREIAHYLSTRPEVVNYQNYIGTSAPITFNGLVRHYDMRGGSNMADIQVNLLHKEEREAQSHEIAKEMRPEIQKIAKKYGANVKLIEVPPGPPVLSTLVAEIYGPDYKEQIKVADQVKTILKNTPDIVDVDWMTEDNQTEYKLEVDKEKAMLNGIAPQQIVGNLTYLLKEYPVSNLYDEKSNDNVAIVLSLDDKDKTNLQDIENLKIKGNQGNMIPVSDLVKVKNDTLQKTIYRKDQKRVVYVTADMAGTLESPVYAILGMNEKLAKIALPKGYKVNELYMEQPTDESDFTVKWDGEWQITLEVFRDLGVAFMVVIVIIYMLIVGWFQNFKTPIVMMLAIPLSLIGIVLGHWLLGAYFTATSFIGMIALAGVMVRNSVLLIDFIEIRLNEGINLKQAIIEAGAVRTTPILLTTGAVVIGASIILFDPIFQGLAISLVFGAIISTILTLIVVPIIYYITERKKWEKE, encoded by the coding sequence ATGCAAGAAGGAATTTCAGGCAGAATAGCCCATTTTTTTATCAACTCAAAATTGACTGTCTTATTGATGGCAGCGTTGATGATTATTGGGGTTTACAGTTCGTTTCTGATCCCAAGGGAGGAAGAACCGCAAATTAACGTTCCTATGGCCGACATCATGGTTGGTTATCCGGGAGCAAGCCCGGCAGAAGTGGAAAGCCGAGTAGTGAAACCATTGGAAAAAATAATCTCGAACATCAAAGGAGTTGAACACGTACACAGTATGGCCATGAACGGTCAGGCTATGATGATTGTCCAATTTTATGTGGGACAGGATGTTGAGCGTTCGTATGTGAAATTATACGACGAATTGGCAAAACATGAAAATATGTTCCCAACCGGCGTTTATAAACCAATGGTAAAAACCCGTTCTATTGACGATGTACCCATGTTGGCACTGACCTTATGGAGCGAAAAACAGGATGAATTTCAGTTACGCCAAATTGCCGAAGAATTGACCTCGGAAATAGAGAAAGTTAAGGACGTGGCAATCACCAAAGAAATCGGAGGACAAAACCGCGAGGTAAAAGTGATTTTGGATAAAGATAAAATGACTGAAAACGGTGTAGATCCTTTGAGCATTATGCAAATGATCCAAGCCAATAACGGGAGTTCACAATCCGGAAGTTTTGTGCAAAACGATCAGGAGTATTTGTTAACGACAGGCCAATTTTTGTCAAATACAGAAGATGTCGAAAATCTTGTGGTGGGGGTAAACAAAAACATGCCGGTTTATTTGAAACAAGTTGCTACCGTTCAGGATGGGCCTTCAACACCTAAAAGTTATGTATCTTTTGGATATGGAAAAACCAATGAAAAATTTAAAACTGCAAAATCCGAATATCCAGCTGTCACGATTTCTATTGGCAAAGTAAAAGGTGCCGATGCAATGAAAATTTCAGCCAAAATTTTGGACAAAGTAGAACAGCTTAAAAAATCGTTGGTTCCAAATGATGTTCATGTAGAAGTAACCCGAAATTACGGAGAAACCGCATCTGATAAAGTTGGTGAACTGCTGATGCACCTTGGAATTGCGATTATTGCCGTGACCGTTTTGGTTATGCTGGCCATGGGATGGCGAGGCGGTTTGGTTGTTTTTATTTCAGTGCCTTTGACTTTTGCATTAACCTTATTTGCCTACTATCTGCTTGGATATACCCTAAACCGAATCACCCTTTTTGCCCTGGTATTCGTGGTGGGAATCGTAGTTGACGACAGCATTATTATTGCCGAGAATATGCACCGCCATTTCAAAATGAAGCGTCTGCCGTTTAAGCAAGCTGCCATTTATGCCATTAATGAGGTAGGTAACCCAACAATTTTGGCAACATTTACCGTAATTGCCGCGATTTTGCCAATGGCCTTCGTTTCAGGTATGATGGGACCTTACATGAGTCCAATGCCAATCGGGGCTTCTATAGCGATGATACTTTCTTTGTTCGTTGCATTGACTGTGACGCCATATTTAGGATATCATTTTCTTCAAGAAACCCACAACAATCACAATTTTTCTTCAAATAAAATTAAAAAGTGGGTTCCTAACGACCAAAATTTAAATAACATTTCGGAAGAAAAAGAAGAACAGGAGCACAAAGAAACTCACGGTCTTGAAACGAACTGGATATACCGTTTTTACAACAAATTCGAGCGTCCGTTTCTTGAAAACTCAGGAAAAAGAAAGATATTGATGGTTGTAACGGTGATTTTATTATTGGGTTCCATACTAATGTTCTTTACCAAATCAGTATTGGTAAAAATGCTTCCGTTTGACAACAAAAATGAATTTCAGGTGGTTATCGATATGCCGGAGGGAACTACGTTGGAACGTACTTCGGCGGTAACAAGGGAAATTGCACACTATTTGTCAACACGTCCCGAAGTGGTAAATTACCAAAACTACATCGGAACTTCTGCTCCAATTACCTTCAACGGATTGGTTCGCCATTATGATATGCGTGGCGGGAGCAATATGGCCGATATTCAGGTGAATTTATTGCACAAAGAAGAAAGAGAAGCACAGAGCCACGAAATTGCCAAAGAAATGCGTCCTGAAATTCAGAAGATTGCCAAAAAATATGGCGCAAATGTAAAACTGATTGAAGTGCCTCCGGGACCACCGGTATTGTCAACTTTGGTAGCCGAGATTTATGGGCCTGATTACAAAGAGCAGATAAAAGTGGCGGATCAGGTGAAAACTATTTTGAAAAACACTCCCGATATCGTGGATGTTGACTGGATGACCGAAGACAACCAAACCGAATACAAATTGGAAGTTGACAAGGAAAAAGCGATGCTAAACGGTATAGCACCTCAGCAAATCGTCGGTAATCTTACTTATCTGTTAAAAGAATATCCGGTTTCAAATCTGTATGACGAAAAATCAAATGATAATGTAGCAATCGTCCTTTCGCTTGACGATAAAGACAAAACCAACCTTCAGGATATTGAAAACCTGAAAATCAAAGGGAATCAAGGAAATATGATTCCGGTAAGCGATTTGGTTAAGGTAAAGAATGACACTTTACAGAAAACTATCTATCGTAAAGACCAAAAACGTGTAGTTTACGTAACGGCCGATATGGCAGGAACATTGGAAAGCCCCGTGTATGCGATTTTGGGAATGAACGAAAAACTTGCCAAAATAGCTTTGCCAAAAGGCTATAAAGTGAATGAATTATATATGGAACAACCCACCGATGAAAGTGATTTTACGGTAAAATGGGATGGTGAATGGCAAATTACACTCGAAGTATTCCGCGATTTGGGAGTGGCATTCATGGTGGTTATCGTCATCATATATATGCTGATTGTAGGGTGGTTTCAAAACTTTAAAACGCCAATAGTGATGATGCTTGCCATTCCGCTGTCACTTATCGGAATCGTCTTGGGGCATTGGTTATTGGGGGCTTACTTTACGGCAACTTCCTTCATTGGGATGATTGCTTTGGCCGGGGTTATGGTTCGAAACTCGGTTTTGCTGATCGACTTTATTGAGATAAGGCTTAACGAAGGTATCAATCTCAAACAAGCCATTATCGAGGCGGGTGCGGTTCGTACCACTCCTATTCTGCTGACCACAGGTGCGGTTGTGATTGGTGCATCGATTATCCTTTTTGATCCTATTTTTCAAGGATTGGCAATTTCACTAGTGTTTGGAGCAATTATTTCAACTATACTAACGCTTATTGTGGTGCCAATAATTTATTACATCACCGAACGCAAAAAGTGGGAGAAAGAATAA
- a CDS encoding DUF2231 domain-containing protein: MNDAHLHMVVNHFPIIGTIFGFGILIAGLVLKNKTLMNTSYVLLIVAAIFGAISMGTGEGAEEFVEDMPNVGKQIIHEHEELAEKLAVLLYVLGAFSLVGLYLNFKNHAKAKLLSFLIVVISAIGLVLVQKVGTSGGEIRHTEIRANANTMVNGAVKQLEEKEED, translated from the coding sequence ATGAACGATGCACATTTACACATGGTAGTAAACCATTTTCCGATTATCGGAACCATTTTTGGATTTGGAATTTTGATAGCAGGATTGGTTTTAAAGAACAAGACCCTGATGAATACCTCTTATGTATTATTAATTGTTGCGGCCATTTTTGGGGCAATCAGTATGGGTACAGGAGAAGGAGCAGAGGAGTTCGTTGAAGATATGCCAAATGTCGGGAAACAGATTATTCACGAACACGAAGAGTTGGCCGAAAAATTAGCGGTATTGCTGTATGTTTTGGGAGCATTTTCGCTTGTTGGATTGTATCTGAATTTTAAAAATCATGCCAAAGCAAAATTACTTTCTTTTTTGATTGTGGTTATTTCTGCCATCGGATTAGTTTTGGTTCAAAAAGTTGGAACTTCAGGAGGGGAAATTCGTCATACTGAAATTAGAGCTAATGCCAATACAATGGTTAACGGAGCCGTAAAACAATTGGAAGAAAAGGAAGAAGATTAA
- a CDS encoding YgaP family membrane protein: MKNRIIRAVAGSFILLSLLLAIYVNKNFLWFTAFVGANLLQSSITKWCLLEDILSKLGIKD, from the coding sequence ATGAAAAATAGAATTATCAGAGCCGTTGCGGGGAGTTTTATCTTGTTGAGTTTACTTCTGGCTATTTATGTCAACAAAAATTTCCTTTGGTTTACCGCATTTGTAGGAGCTAATTTATTGCAATCATCAATCACCAAATGGTGTTTACTTGAAGATATCCTTAGCAAACTTGGCATCAAAGACTAA